Proteins encoded in a region of the Pangasianodon hypophthalmus isolate fPanHyp1 chromosome 21, fPanHyp1.pri, whole genome shotgun sequence genome:
- the LOC113543344 gene encoding period circadian protein homolog 2 isoform X1, with amino-acid sequence MSGESELKSYLSGGGSEEEEESGSPCGAMSHLHEMGGASDGSDSGNDPAASPSSRPPLHEDMEMGGNGSSGSGTESHGNESHGNESHGNESVGSSSGNSKDSALLESSGSNKSSNSQSPSPPSSSNAYSLVSSEQDHPSTSGCSSEQSAKAKTQKELFKTLKKLKLHLPAEKRSKGRASTLHTLRYALRCVKQVKANEEYYQMLMINDNQPPGLDVSSYTIDELNSITSEYTLRNTDIFAVAVSLITGKIVYISEQAAAILHCSKDEFKDRKFVEFLTPQDVSVFYSFTTPYRLPSWSMCTGAESSAADFVQEKSFFCRISGGKEKEGDLQYYPFRMTPYLMKVQDPELSEEHFCCLILAERVHSGYEAPRIPPDKRIFTTTHTPNCVFQDVDERAVPLLGYLPQDLIGTPILLHLHPDDRPLMLAVHRKILQYMGQPFDHSSIRFCTRNGEYVTIDTSWSSFVNPWSRKVSFVIGRHKVRMGPVNEDVFSAPAFTEGKIMDSDIQEISEQIHKILLQPVHCMGSSGYGSHGSNGSHDHPTTSSESNSNGNVAVGSSTTTGHEEKNKSKPRSFQEICKGVQMQKTQDQLASTSKADQKTGLKYLGTKQKDAAHVVKGGTATVEALRDQTLYSYQQISCLDSVIRYLESCNTSVTPKRKYQFSSNTTSSNSDEERKGCDGAMPSPQDPLKTNKKSPSDVVGGALAPLALPTKAESVVSITSQCSYSSTIVHVGDKKPQPESEIIEDVAESPTPPAPVSVMTPPTAEQGAYRKLGLTKQVLAAHTQKEEQAFLSRCRDLRLTSLQKTCTDRSERDGGHANDAPSAAPPAKPGTSGAEPTAKRSSRTRKSKKPRIRKPESSDSAVSQHRLRPPLQGLNQTSWSPSEASQSAFSVPYPAMVPGYNFYPTTLPPAGDRGSDAATAQAPPTAPQFPAPMVTPVVAFVLPSYMFPQLGMPARPPFYPEQQPGVSTQQPNYNPQNPLQPQQTQPNFTTQQPLQPQQAYTIQQPFTPQHIYVTQNPFQPQAPFTQMQFTPQTPLPYQMTSDPRLPVPESAEVPSSSPPSRSPPLFGSHCSSPLQLDLLQLEDKADSHSTAPPSGSRGNCSVAQEKSSSTATQAVEPCCVEDGPPSDALSSSSELMELLMQEDSGSATSASTGSASNGCNTSNSGTGSSKYFGSVDSSEHEHKQKRKEDGQNFKYVLQDPLWLLMADTDEKVMMTYQVPSRDMEKVLREDRERLRQLQKNQPRFTSDQRRELIEQHPWMRRGGLPKAISVKECLYCENDAGALLEDELPEMDLGILGGEVVPEEGVSHVQEEEEHRGLDCVS; translated from the exons ATGTCAGGTGAGTCTGAGCTGAAGTCTTACCTGTCGGGGGGCGGGtctgaagaggaggaggagagcggGTCTCCCTGCGGCGCCATGTCTCACCTGCACGAAATGGGCGGAGCCTCGGATGGGAGCGACAGCGGAAACGACCCGGCCGCTTCCCCGAGTTCCCGCCCACCGCTTCACGAAGACATGGAGATGGGCGGGAACGGCTCGAGCGGGAGCGGCACAGAATCCCACGGCAACGAGTCACATGGCAACGAGTCCCACGGCAACGAGTCCGTAGGAAGTTCGAGCGGCAACAGCAAAGACTCGGCTCTGTTAGAATCATCAGGCAGCAACAAGAG ttcgAACTCTCAGAGTCCGTCTCCCCCCAGCAGCTCCAACGCCTACAGCCTGGTGAGCTCAGAGCAGGACCACCCATCCACCAGTggctgcag caGCGAGCAGTCAGCGAAGGCCAAAACTCAGAAGGAGCTCTTTAAGACCCTGAAGAAGCTGAAGCTTCACCTGCCTGCTGAGAAACGCAGCAAAGGTCGAGCGAGCACGTTACACACACTCCGTTACGCACTGCGCTGCGTCAAACAGGTCAAag CTAATGAGGAATATTATCAGATGTTGATGATAAACGACAACCAGCCGCCAGGTCTGGACGTTTCCTCGTACACCATCGACGAGCTCAACAGCATCACGTCTGAATACACACTCAGAAAcaca gatatcTTCGCCGTAGCCGTGTCCCTGATCACGGGGAAGATCGTGTACATATCGGAGCAGGCGGCGGCGATCCTGCACTGCAGTAAGGACGAGTTTAAGGACAGGAAGTTTGTGGAGTTTCTGACGCCGCAGGACGTGAGTGTGTTCTACAGCTTCACCACTCCGTACAGACTGCCCTCATGGAGCATGTGCACCGGGGCgg agtCGTCAGCTGCAGATTTTGTTCAGGAGAAATCTTTCTTCTGCAGAATCAG cggtggGAAGGAGAAGGAAGGGGATCTTCAGTATTACCCCTTCAGGATGACTCCGTATCTGATGAAGGTTCAGGACCCCGAACTGTCAGAGGAACATTTCTGCTGCCTCATACTGGCTGAGAGAGTGCACTCAGGATAcgagg caCCCAGAATCCCGCCAGACAAAAGGATCTTCACtacgacacacacacccaactgTGTGTTCCAGGATGTTGACGAGAG ggcgGTGCCTCTGTTGGGGTATCTTCCACAGGACCTGATTGGGACCCCCATTCTTCTTCACCTTCATCCTGATGACAGACCACTGATGCTGGCCGTCCATCGCAaga ttCTGCAGTACATGGGTCAGCCGTTCGATCACTCCTCCATACGCTTCTGCACGCGGAACGGCGAGTATGTTACCATAGATACCAGCTGGTCTAGTTTCGTCAACCCCTGGAGTCGCAAAGTGTCCTTCGTCATCGGACGACACAAAGTGCGCAT gggCCCTGTGAACGAGGATGTGTTTTCAGCTCCTGCTTTCACAGAGGGGAAAATCATGGACTCGGACATCCAGGAAATCTCGGAGCAGATCCATAAAATTctgctgcag cctgtGCACTGTATGGGCTCCAGCGGTTACGGTAGTCATGGCAGCAATGGTTCCCATGACCACCCAACCACATCCAGTGAAAGCAATAGCAATGGCAACGTTGCCGTTGGCAGCAGCACCACCACCGGCCACGAGGAGAAGAACAAGAGCAAACcg aggtCATTCCAGGAGATCTGTAAAGGTGTTCAGATGCAGAAGACACAGGATCAGCTGGCCTCCACTTCTAAAGCAGACCAgaaga caGGATTAAAGTATCTAGGAACAAAGCAGAAAGACGCCGCCCATGTGGTAAAAGGTGGTACTGCAACTGTGGAGGCGCTCAGGGACCAAACTTTATACTCCTACCAGCAAATCAGCTGTCTGGATAGTgtgatcag ATATTTGGAGAGCTGTAACACATCCGTCACGCCGAAGAGGAAGTACCAGTTCTCCTCCAACACGACCTCCTCCAACTCAGACGAGGAGAGGAAAGGATGTGACGGGGCGATGCCCAGCCCACAAG ATCCTTTGAAGACCAATAAAAAGTCTCCGTCTGACGtagtgggcggggctttggCTCCTTTGGCCCTGCCCACTAAAGCAGAGAGTGTTGTATCCATCACGTCTCAGTGTTCATACAGCAGCACTATTGTACATGTAGGGGACAAGAAACCCCAGCCGgagtcag AGATCATTGAGGATGTCGCCGAAAGCCCCACCCCTCCTGCGCCAGTAAGCGTGATGACTCCGCCCACAGCCGAGCAGGGAGCCTATAGGAAACTGGGCCTGACCAAACAGGTGCTGGCGGCTCACACGCAGAAGGAAGAACAGGCGTTCCTGAGTCGCTGCAGAGACCTGCGTCTCACATCACTGCAGAAAACCTGTACAGACCGCTCCGAGAGAGACGGGGGACACGCTAACGACG CGCCCTCTGCTGCTCCTCCAGCCAAACCCGGCACGTCCGGGGCAGAACCGACCGCTAAAAGGAGCAGTCGAACCAGAAAGTCAAAGAAACCCCGGATAAGAAAACCCGAATCCTCGGACAGCGCCGTCTCTCAGCACAGGCTCCGCCCACCCCTTCAGGGACTGAACCAGACGTCATGGTCGCCATCGGAGGCGTCTCAGTCTGCGTTCTCAGTGCCGTACCCTGCCATGGTTCCCGGGTACAATTTTTACCCCACtacactgccccctgctggcgACCGCGGGTCAGATGCCGCAACCGCTCAGGCTCCGCCCACTGCTCCTCAGTTCCCAGCCCCGATGGTCACACCGGTGGTGGCGTTTGTTTTACCCAGTTATATGTTCCCTCAGCTTGGCATGCCGGCACGCCCACCTTTCTACCCGGAGCAGCAGCCGGGTGTCAGCACTCAGCAGCCGAACTACAACCCCCAGAATCCCTTGCAACCTCAGCAAACACAGCCAAACTTCACTACCCAGCAGCCTTTGCAGCCTCAACAAGCCTACACCATCCAGCAACCGTTTACACCCCAACACATCTACGTTACCCAGAATCCCTTTCAACCCCAAGCTCCATTCACCCAGATGCAGTTCACTCCACAGACACCGCTCCCGTACCagatgacctctgaccccaggCTTCCTGTTCCCGAATCAGCTGAGGTCCCTTCCTCGTCTCCTCCGTCTCGCTCTCCGCCGCTGTTCGGCTCTCACTGCAGCTCTCCGTTACAGCTGGACCTGCTGCAGCTGGAGGACAAAGCGGATTCGCACAGCACAGCGCCACCGTCAGGATCCCGGGGGAACTGCAGCGTGGCGCAGGAGAAAAGCAGCAGCACCGCTACACAAGCAGTGGAG CCATGTTGTGTTGAAGACGGACCTCCGAGTGACGCCCTCTCCTCGTCCAGTGAGCTGATGGAGCTGCTGATGCAGGAGGACTCGGGATCGGCAACGTCCGCGTCCACAGGCTCCGCCTCCAACGGCTGCAACACCTCCAACAGCGGCACAG GGAGCAGTAAATATTTCGGGAGCGTGGATTCTTCTGAGCACGAGCACAAGCAGAAGAGGAAAGAAGATGGACAAAACTTCAAATATGTCCTCCAGGATCCTCTGTGGCTGCTCATGGCCGACACCGATGAGAAGGTCATGATGACTTACCAGGTGCCGTCACG ggacaTGGAGAAGGTGTTGCGGGAGGATCGGGAGCGTTTGCGGCAGCTGCAGAAGAATCAGCCACGTTTCACTTCAGATCAGAGGCGAGAGCTCATAGAGCAGCACCCGTGGATGAGACGAGGGGGTTTACCTAAAGCCATCAGcgtcaag gagtgtctTTACTGCGAGAACGACGCCGGCGCTCTGTTAGAAGACGAACTGCCTGAAATGGACCTCGGCATTCTGGGAGGAGAGGTGGTACCAGAAGAGGGCGTGTCTCACgtacaggaagaggaggagcatCGAGGCTTAGACTGTGTTTCGTAG
- the LOC113543344 gene encoding period circadian protein homolog 2 isoform X2 has product MSGESELKSYLSGGGSEEEEESGSPCGAMSHLHEMGGASDGSDSGNDPAASPSSRPPLHEDMEMGGNGSSGSGTESHGNESHGNESHGNESVGSSSGNSKDSALLESSGSNKSSNSQSPSPPSSSNAYSLVSSEQDHPSTSGCSSEQSAKAKTQKELFKTLKKLKLHLPAEKRSKGRASTLHTLRYALRCVKQVKANEEYYQMLMINDNQPPGLDVSSYTIDELNSITSEYTLRNTDIFAVAVSLITGKIVYISEQAAAILHCSKDEFKDRKFVEFLTPQDVSVFYSFTTPYRLPSWSMCTGAESSAADFVQEKSFFCRISGGKEKEGDLQYYPFRMTPYLMKVQDPELSEEHFCCLILAERVHSGYEAPRIPPDKRIFTTTHTPNCVFQDVDERAVPLLGYLPQDLIGTPILLHLHPDDRPLMLAVHRKILQYMGQPFDHSSIRFCTRNGEYVTIDTSWSSFVNPWSRKVSFVIGRHKVRMGPVNEDVFSAPAFTEGKIMDSDIQEISEQIHKILLQPVHCMGSSGYGSHGSNGSHDHPTTSSESNSNGNVAVGSSTTTGHEEKNKSKPRSFQEICKGVQMQKTQDQLASTSKADQKRLKYLGTKQKDAAHVVKGGTATVEALRDQTLYSYQQISCLDSVIRYLESCNTSVTPKRKYQFSSNTTSSNSDEERKGCDGAMPSPQDPLKTNKKSPSDVVGGALAPLALPTKAESVVSITSQCSYSSTIVHVGDKKPQPESEIIEDVAESPTPPAPVSVMTPPTAEQGAYRKLGLTKQVLAAHTQKEEQAFLSRCRDLRLTSLQKTCTDRSERDGGHANDAPSAAPPAKPGTSGAEPTAKRSSRTRKSKKPRIRKPESSDSAVSQHRLRPPLQGLNQTSWSPSEASQSAFSVPYPAMVPGYNFYPTTLPPAGDRGSDAATAQAPPTAPQFPAPMVTPVVAFVLPSYMFPQLGMPARPPFYPEQQPGVSTQQPNYNPQNPLQPQQTQPNFTTQQPLQPQQAYTIQQPFTPQHIYVTQNPFQPQAPFTQMQFTPQTPLPYQMTSDPRLPVPESAEVPSSSPPSRSPPLFGSHCSSPLQLDLLQLEDKADSHSTAPPSGSRGNCSVAQEKSSSTATQAVEPCCVEDGPPSDALSSSSELMELLMQEDSGSATSASTGSASNGCNTSNSGTGSSKYFGSVDSSEHEHKQKRKEDGQNFKYVLQDPLWLLMADTDEKVMMTYQVPSRDMEKVLREDRERLRQLQKNQPRFTSDQRRELIEQHPWMRRGGLPKAISVKECLYCENDAGALLEDELPEMDLGILGGEVVPEEGVSHVQEEEEHRGLDCVS; this is encoded by the exons ATGTCAGGTGAGTCTGAGCTGAAGTCTTACCTGTCGGGGGGCGGGtctgaagaggaggaggagagcggGTCTCCCTGCGGCGCCATGTCTCACCTGCACGAAATGGGCGGAGCCTCGGATGGGAGCGACAGCGGAAACGACCCGGCCGCTTCCCCGAGTTCCCGCCCACCGCTTCACGAAGACATGGAGATGGGCGGGAACGGCTCGAGCGGGAGCGGCACAGAATCCCACGGCAACGAGTCACATGGCAACGAGTCCCACGGCAACGAGTCCGTAGGAAGTTCGAGCGGCAACAGCAAAGACTCGGCTCTGTTAGAATCATCAGGCAGCAACAAGAG ttcgAACTCTCAGAGTCCGTCTCCCCCCAGCAGCTCCAACGCCTACAGCCTGGTGAGCTCAGAGCAGGACCACCCATCCACCAGTggctgcag caGCGAGCAGTCAGCGAAGGCCAAAACTCAGAAGGAGCTCTTTAAGACCCTGAAGAAGCTGAAGCTTCACCTGCCTGCTGAGAAACGCAGCAAAGGTCGAGCGAGCACGTTACACACACTCCGTTACGCACTGCGCTGCGTCAAACAGGTCAAag CTAATGAGGAATATTATCAGATGTTGATGATAAACGACAACCAGCCGCCAGGTCTGGACGTTTCCTCGTACACCATCGACGAGCTCAACAGCATCACGTCTGAATACACACTCAGAAAcaca gatatcTTCGCCGTAGCCGTGTCCCTGATCACGGGGAAGATCGTGTACATATCGGAGCAGGCGGCGGCGATCCTGCACTGCAGTAAGGACGAGTTTAAGGACAGGAAGTTTGTGGAGTTTCTGACGCCGCAGGACGTGAGTGTGTTCTACAGCTTCACCACTCCGTACAGACTGCCCTCATGGAGCATGTGCACCGGGGCgg agtCGTCAGCTGCAGATTTTGTTCAGGAGAAATCTTTCTTCTGCAGAATCAG cggtggGAAGGAGAAGGAAGGGGATCTTCAGTATTACCCCTTCAGGATGACTCCGTATCTGATGAAGGTTCAGGACCCCGAACTGTCAGAGGAACATTTCTGCTGCCTCATACTGGCTGAGAGAGTGCACTCAGGATAcgagg caCCCAGAATCCCGCCAGACAAAAGGATCTTCACtacgacacacacacccaactgTGTGTTCCAGGATGTTGACGAGAG ggcgGTGCCTCTGTTGGGGTATCTTCCACAGGACCTGATTGGGACCCCCATTCTTCTTCACCTTCATCCTGATGACAGACCACTGATGCTGGCCGTCCATCGCAaga ttCTGCAGTACATGGGTCAGCCGTTCGATCACTCCTCCATACGCTTCTGCACGCGGAACGGCGAGTATGTTACCATAGATACCAGCTGGTCTAGTTTCGTCAACCCCTGGAGTCGCAAAGTGTCCTTCGTCATCGGACGACACAAAGTGCGCAT gggCCCTGTGAACGAGGATGTGTTTTCAGCTCCTGCTTTCACAGAGGGGAAAATCATGGACTCGGACATCCAGGAAATCTCGGAGCAGATCCATAAAATTctgctgcag cctgtGCACTGTATGGGCTCCAGCGGTTACGGTAGTCATGGCAGCAATGGTTCCCATGACCACCCAACCACATCCAGTGAAAGCAATAGCAATGGCAACGTTGCCGTTGGCAGCAGCACCACCACCGGCCACGAGGAGAAGAACAAGAGCAAACcg aggtCATTCCAGGAGATCTGTAAAGGTGTTCAGATGCAGAAGACACAGGATCAGCTGGCCTCCACTTCTAAAGCAGACCAgaaga GATTAAAGTATCTAGGAACAAAGCAGAAAGACGCCGCCCATGTGGTAAAAGGTGGTACTGCAACTGTGGAGGCGCTCAGGGACCAAACTTTATACTCCTACCAGCAAATCAGCTGTCTGGATAGTgtgatcag ATATTTGGAGAGCTGTAACACATCCGTCACGCCGAAGAGGAAGTACCAGTTCTCCTCCAACACGACCTCCTCCAACTCAGACGAGGAGAGGAAAGGATGTGACGGGGCGATGCCCAGCCCACAAG ATCCTTTGAAGACCAATAAAAAGTCTCCGTCTGACGtagtgggcggggctttggCTCCTTTGGCCCTGCCCACTAAAGCAGAGAGTGTTGTATCCATCACGTCTCAGTGTTCATACAGCAGCACTATTGTACATGTAGGGGACAAGAAACCCCAGCCGgagtcag AGATCATTGAGGATGTCGCCGAAAGCCCCACCCCTCCTGCGCCAGTAAGCGTGATGACTCCGCCCACAGCCGAGCAGGGAGCCTATAGGAAACTGGGCCTGACCAAACAGGTGCTGGCGGCTCACACGCAGAAGGAAGAACAGGCGTTCCTGAGTCGCTGCAGAGACCTGCGTCTCACATCACTGCAGAAAACCTGTACAGACCGCTCCGAGAGAGACGGGGGACACGCTAACGACG CGCCCTCTGCTGCTCCTCCAGCCAAACCCGGCACGTCCGGGGCAGAACCGACCGCTAAAAGGAGCAGTCGAACCAGAAAGTCAAAGAAACCCCGGATAAGAAAACCCGAATCCTCGGACAGCGCCGTCTCTCAGCACAGGCTCCGCCCACCCCTTCAGGGACTGAACCAGACGTCATGGTCGCCATCGGAGGCGTCTCAGTCTGCGTTCTCAGTGCCGTACCCTGCCATGGTTCCCGGGTACAATTTTTACCCCACtacactgccccctgctggcgACCGCGGGTCAGATGCCGCAACCGCTCAGGCTCCGCCCACTGCTCCTCAGTTCCCAGCCCCGATGGTCACACCGGTGGTGGCGTTTGTTTTACCCAGTTATATGTTCCCTCAGCTTGGCATGCCGGCACGCCCACCTTTCTACCCGGAGCAGCAGCCGGGTGTCAGCACTCAGCAGCCGAACTACAACCCCCAGAATCCCTTGCAACCTCAGCAAACACAGCCAAACTTCACTACCCAGCAGCCTTTGCAGCCTCAACAAGCCTACACCATCCAGCAACCGTTTACACCCCAACACATCTACGTTACCCAGAATCCCTTTCAACCCCAAGCTCCATTCACCCAGATGCAGTTCACTCCACAGACACCGCTCCCGTACCagatgacctctgaccccaggCTTCCTGTTCCCGAATCAGCTGAGGTCCCTTCCTCGTCTCCTCCGTCTCGCTCTCCGCCGCTGTTCGGCTCTCACTGCAGCTCTCCGTTACAGCTGGACCTGCTGCAGCTGGAGGACAAAGCGGATTCGCACAGCACAGCGCCACCGTCAGGATCCCGGGGGAACTGCAGCGTGGCGCAGGAGAAAAGCAGCAGCACCGCTACACAAGCAGTGGAG CCATGTTGTGTTGAAGACGGACCTCCGAGTGACGCCCTCTCCTCGTCCAGTGAGCTGATGGAGCTGCTGATGCAGGAGGACTCGGGATCGGCAACGTCCGCGTCCACAGGCTCCGCCTCCAACGGCTGCAACACCTCCAACAGCGGCACAG GGAGCAGTAAATATTTCGGGAGCGTGGATTCTTCTGAGCACGAGCACAAGCAGAAGAGGAAAGAAGATGGACAAAACTTCAAATATGTCCTCCAGGATCCTCTGTGGCTGCTCATGGCCGACACCGATGAGAAGGTCATGATGACTTACCAGGTGCCGTCACG ggacaTGGAGAAGGTGTTGCGGGAGGATCGGGAGCGTTTGCGGCAGCTGCAGAAGAATCAGCCACGTTTCACTTCAGATCAGAGGCGAGAGCTCATAGAGCAGCACCCGTGGATGAGACGAGGGGGTTTACCTAAAGCCATCAGcgtcaag gagtgtctTTACTGCGAGAACGACGCCGGCGCTCTGTTAGAAGACGAACTGCCTGAAATGGACCTCGGCATTCTGGGAGGAGAGGTGGTACCAGAAGAGGGCGTGTCTCACgtacaggaagaggaggagcatCGAGGCTTAGACTGTGTTTCGTAG